In a single window of the Candidatus Thermokryptus mobilis genome:
- the recN gene encoding DNA repair protein RecN, translated as MLRSLYVRNYALIDEIEVEFESGLNIITGETGAGKSILIDALGLILGERASSEVVRKGADKAVVEGVFYIGGNRKLKKILEENGIEFSDDLILRREVSAKGQSRCFANDTPIPLSVMKEIGNHLVDLHGQHEHQSLLRVETHIELLDDFGGLMGMVEEFKRELNKLENYYKEIDDLKRRESLLKEKRELYEFQLREIEMINPQAGEIEELEDELKLLENAEKLYEATSRLYSMLYGSETSIHDLLVIVRNQLEDLSTIDKRFQPYVEDARSAQVIIDEITNFVQSYNSKIEFNPERLEYIRERLHALNRLSKKYGGTVEKVIEYKDKIKRELEIAENFEDEIARIERRIDEQIKICSEIAERLSSKRREVAEGVSEAIVSVLKELGIENAQFEVKIENRPKRSGRCYVKLGDESYEVTNRGIDFVEFYISTNIGEDPKPLVKVASGGEISRIMLALKSVLAKSERLPLLVFDEIDTGISGRIAQKVGQSLKNLSKYHQIIAITHLPQIASFADTHFLAEKVIQNGRAVTRIRKLEIEERIKEIAKLMSGEEVTQASIESAKELMGLKGKSK; from the coding sequence ATGCTGCGCAGTTTATATGTGAGAAATTATGCGTTGATTGATGAAATAGAGGTTGAGTTTGAGAGTGGTTTGAACATAATCACGGGTGAGACAGGCGCGGGGAAGTCAATTTTAATTGATGCGTTAGGATTGATACTTGGTGAAAGGGCAAGTAGCGAGGTTGTCCGTAAAGGGGCTGATAAGGCCGTGGTTGAGGGCGTTTTTTATATCGGAGGTAATAGAAAACTCAAAAAGATACTTGAGGAGAACGGAATTGAATTTTCAGATGATCTAATTTTAAGGAGAGAGGTTTCAGCAAAAGGACAAAGTAGATGTTTTGCAAACGATACCCCGATACCTCTTTCAGTTATGAAGGAAATCGGAAATCACCTTGTTGACCTTCACGGGCAACATGAGCATCAATCTTTGCTAAGAGTTGAAACGCATATAGAACTTCTTGATGACTTCGGCGGACTTATGGGAATGGTAGAGGAATTTAAGAGGGAACTTAACAAACTTGAAAATTACTATAAGGAAATTGATGATTTAAAACGAAGGGAAAGTTTGCTGAAGGAAAAGAGGGAACTTTACGAGTTTCAACTTCGCGAGATTGAAATGATAAATCCTCAAGCGGGGGAGATTGAAGAGCTTGAAGATGAGCTTAAACTTCTTGAGAACGCTGAAAAGCTCTATGAGGCGACATCTCGGCTTTACTCAATGCTTTATGGTTCTGAAACATCAATTCATGATCTTCTTGTCATCGTCAGAAATCAACTTGAGGATTTATCAACAATTGATAAAAGATTTCAACCGTATGTTGAAGATGCAAGGTCTGCTCAGGTGATAATTGATGAGATAACGAATTTCGTCCAGAGCTACAACTCAAAAATTGAGTTTAATCCCGAACGGCTTGAATACATACGCGAGAGATTACACGCACTTAACAGATTGAGCAAAAAATACGGTGGAACAGTTGAAAAGGTGATTGAATATAAAGATAAAATTAAACGGGAGCTTGAAATAGCTGAAAATTTTGAGGATGAAATCGCAAGGATTGAAAGAAGAATAGATGAGCAAATAAAGATTTGTTCTGAGATAGCGGAGAGATTATCCTCAAAAAGGAGAGAGGTTGCTGAAGGTGTAAGTGAGGCGATTGTTTCTGTACTTAAGGAACTTGGGATAGAGAACGCACAATTTGAGGTCAAAATTGAAAACAGACCCAAACGCTCTGGTAGGTGTTATGTTAAGCTTGGGGATGAAAGTTACGAGGTGACAAATCGCGGGATTGATTTTGTTGAGTTTTATATTTCAACTAACATCGGGGAGGACCCAAAACCACTTGTTAAGGTTGCATCGGGCGGTGAAATTTCAAGAATAATGCTTGCCTTGAAAAGTGTCCTTGCTAAATCCGAACGATTACCACTTCTTGTGTTTGATGAAATTGACACTGGTATAAGTGGAAGGATCGCTCAAAAGGTTGGTCAAAGTTTGAAAAATTTGTCAAAATATCATCAAATAATAGCAATAACTCATCTGCCTCAAATTGCGAGCTTTGCTGATACTCATTTCCTTGCTGAGAAAGTCATTCAAAACGGAAGAGCTGTGACCAGAATTAGAAAACTTGAAATTGAAGAGAGAATAAAAGAGATTGCAAAACTTATGAGCGGTGAAGAAGTAACGCAGGCATCAATTGAAAGTGCGAAGGAATTGATGGGATTAAAAGGGAAATCAAAATAA
- a CDS encoding helix-turn-helix transcriptional regulator: MKKLTPTDIKVMLLKKGIKQKDLAEALGVTESYVSQIIKGKRVAKKYRDKLLEIAQKGLPKKKKKK, from the coding sequence ATGAAGAAATTAACACCGACGGACATCAAGGTGATGCTCTTGAAGAAGGGGATAAAACAGAAAGACCTTGCTGAGGCGCTCGGCGTCACCGAGTCGTATGTTTCGCAAATAATCAAAGGTAAAAGGGTTGCTAAAAAATATCGCGACAAGTTGCTTGAGATAGCGCAGAAAGGTTTACCGAAGAAGAAAAAGAAAAAATAA
- a CDS encoding cytochrome ubiquinol oxidase subunit I: MNYPVWDIPLIGGGLLIGFVAIIHVFISHFAVGGGIYLALTERKAIKENNKALLDFLKKHSRFFLLLTVVLGAVSGVGIWFTIGLVHPSATSTLIHSYVFGWAIEWVFFIVEISAILIYYATWDKLDPKTHNIIGWIYFAGAYLSLVIINGILTFMLTTGSWTEIPFTEPSKKFWLGFFNPSYFPSLFIRTGVALALAGLYSLITATRLKDEDLRAELVQYSGKWLVPAFILIPVAGIWYISIIPPLAREISMGGAPAVTVFAALSVVFSLIIALFAWLGPIKTPRQTSFAFALGLLVIGFMVTAVTEWVREAVRKPYIIYEYMYSNSILKESADKINSLGTLNVAKWVSVKEINDENKLKAGEEIFKVQCQSCHTIDGYNGIKKLVNGWSETYIDFQLQHLDMLKGFMPPFYGTEQERKALAKWLYNLNK, encoded by the coding sequence ATGAACTACCCTGTCTGGGACATCCCACTAATTGGAGGAGGACTTTTAATCGGATTTGTTGCAATCATCCACGTTTTCATCTCACACTTTGCCGTTGGAGGCGGAATCTACCTTGCATTAACTGAAAGAAAAGCTATTAAGGAAAACAACAAAGCGTTGCTTGATTTCTTGAAAAAACATTCAAGATTCTTTCTACTTTTAACGGTTGTCCTGGGGGCAGTTTCAGGCGTTGGCATTTGGTTCACGATTGGACTTGTTCATCCAAGCGCGACATCTACCTTAATCCATAGCTATGTCTTCGGCTGGGCGATTGAATGGGTCTTCTTCATCGTTGAAATTTCAGCTATCTTAATTTATTATGCAACATGGGACAAACTTGACCCGAAAACTCATAACATAATCGGATGGATTTATTTTGCCGGGGCATATTTGAGCTTGGTGATTATCAACGGTATCTTAACATTTATGTTGACAACCGGAAGCTGGACCGAAATTCCGTTCACAGAGCCGTCAAAGAAATTCTGGCTTGGCTTTTTCAACCCGTCCTATTTCCCGTCTCTTTTCATAAGAACTGGCGTTGCATTAGCTCTTGCAGGTCTTTACTCCCTGATAACAGCAACCAGATTAAAGGATGAAGACCTAAGAGCCGAACTCGTTCAATATTCTGGTAAATGGCTTGTCCCAGCGTTTATTTTAATACCTGTCGCTGGCATTTGGTATATTTCAATAATCCCACCGCTTGCACGTGAAATCTCAATGGGCGGAGCTCCCGCTGTAACGGTATTTGCTGCTTTAAGCGTTGTTTTTTCCCTCATAATCGCATTGTTTGCATGGCTTGGTCCAATTAAAACACCAAGGCAAACTTCTTTTGCTTTTGCCCTCGGTCTTCTCGTAATTGGATTCATGGTTACGGCTGTAACTGAATGGGTCAGGGAAGCAGTGAGAAAACCTTATATCATTTACGAGTATATGTACTCAAACTCAATTTTAAAAGAATCAGCAGATAAAATTAACTCACTTGGGACTTTAAATGTTGCAAAATGGGTGAGCGTTAAAGAAATCAACGATGAAAACAAGCTCAAAGCTGGTGAAGAAATCTTTAAGGTTCAATGTCAAAGTTGTCACACAATTGATGGTTATAATGGGATAAAGAAACTCGTCAACGGTTGGAGCGAGACATACATTGATTTTCAACTCCAACATCTTGATATGCTCAAAGGTTTTATGCCTCCGTTTTACGGCACCGAACAGGAAAGGAAAGCCCTTGCAAAGTGGCTTTATAATTTGAATAAGTAA
- a CDS encoding geranylgeranyl reductase family protein, protein MTFGKNFPSDDYYDIIVVGAGPSGTTAARFSALMGAKVLVLEKDRDVGYPVRCGEAVSHEGLVQFIQPDPRWIASTVRYFKLVAPNGNVVKPNIEGHGYILERRIFDYELAKIAVECGAEVVTKAYVNGLILNDGKVEGVKVLLNNSEQVEIRAKIVIGADGVESRVGRWAGLDTTCKLQDMESAAQMTLTNIEVEPDTCYFYFGNEIAPGGYLWVFPKGKNTANVGIGIAGIYGRQRHALSYLEEFVEKHFPKASILTVIAGGVPCAKTAEKIVTAGLMLVGDAAHQVNPVSGGGIISGMIGGKLAGQIAGQAIREKNLNLIFKYQDEWRKVLGQRHERYYKIKQFIYRFSDEKLNEIADELAKVPYEKLTLKTLFMTAVKAQPSLLIEVAKLFF, encoded by the coding sequence ATGACATTTGGTAAAAATTTCCCAAGCGATGATTATTATGATATAATTGTAGTTGGCGCTGGGCCATCGGGGACAACAGCAGCGAGATTTTCAGCATTGATGGGAGCGAAAGTTCTTGTCCTTGAGAAAGACCGAGATGTCGGTTATCCTGTAAGGTGTGGTGAAGCTGTGAGCCACGAAGGTCTGGTTCAATTTATACAGCCCGATCCGAGGTGGATTGCGAGCACTGTTAGATATTTTAAACTTGTTGCACCAAATGGGAATGTTGTAAAGCCTAACATTGAGGGACACGGCTATATACTTGAGAGAAGAATTTTTGATTATGAGTTAGCTAAAATTGCGGTTGAATGTGGCGCTGAGGTTGTGACGAAAGCATATGTAAACGGTTTGATTTTAAATGATGGAAAGGTTGAAGGGGTGAAAGTTTTATTGAATAATTCAGAGCAGGTTGAGATAAGGGCAAAGATAGTCATCGGTGCCGATGGGGTTGAATCAAGAGTTGGAAGATGGGCTGGGCTTGATACGACTTGTAAACTTCAAGATATGGAGTCAGCTGCGCAGATGACATTGACAAACATTGAGGTTGAACCGGACACATGTTATTTTTACTTTGGCAATGAAATCGCACCAGGTGGTTATCTTTGGGTTTTCCCGAAAGGAAAAAATACAGCAAATGTCGGCATTGGCATTGCGGGAATTTACGGAAGGCAAAGGCATGCTTTGAGTTATCTTGAAGAGTTCGTTGAAAAGCATTTTCCCAAAGCTTCAATTTTGACCGTAATAGCTGGGGGCGTTCCATGTGCTAAGACAGCTGAAAAAATCGTCACGGCTGGACTTATGCTTGTTGGTGACGCTGCTCATCAAGTAAATCCTGTATCAGGAGGTGGAATCATAAGCGGGATGATAGGTGGTAAGTTAGCCGGACAAATAGCAGGACAAGCGATAAGGGAAAAAAATCTTAATTTGATTTTCAAGTATCAGGATGAATGGCGCAAGGTGCTTGGTCAAAGGCACGAGAGATATTACAAGATCAAGCAGTTTATTTATAGGTTTTCCGATGAGAAGCTTAACGAGATAGCTGATGAGCTTGCCAAGGTTCCATATGAAAAGTTGACTTTAAAGACGCTTTTCATGACAGCTGTCAAAGCACAGCCATCACTTTTGATAGAGGTTGCAAAGCTTTTCTTTTGA
- a CDS encoding 4Fe-4S binding protein yields the protein MVIIKENKCDFCGCCVGVCPENCIELYEARIEIIHELCTNCGKCVWACPFEVLELQLPQKKVKE from the coding sequence ATGGTGATAATAAAAGAAAATAAATGTGACTTTTGCGGTTGTTGCGTTGGCGTTTGTCCTGAAAATTGCATTGAATTATATGAGGCGAGGATAGAAATAATTCACGAGTTGTGCACAAATTGTGGTAAGTGCGTTTGGGCTTGTCCTTTTGAAGTCCTTGAACTTCAACTGCCACAAAAGAAAGTGAAGGAGTAA
- the dnaG gene encoding DNA primase, which produces MRLPEDKIEEIRNSVDIIDYINQFVPLKRVGKNYVGLCPFHTEKTPSFTVSPDKQLYHCFGCGASGNLFNFVMQYEKVSFIEAVRKVAEYAGIELPKPGDTQRWIETEYEELYEANRFGASFFYRNLTKSAEGRRALEYLYRRGINDASIKVFGLGYAPDRWDALVQYAIKQNFPLDSLEKAGLIVKREDGAYYDRFRDRVIFPIFSISGRVVAFGGRRLKDDEDVPKYINSPETKVYSKSKVLYGLYQARDEIRRRGYAILVEGYMDCISLFQAGIENVVASSGTALTDEQIRLLSNYTNTIYFIYDADSAGAKAMLRGVDIILAQGLDVYIVKLPEGEDPDSFIRKNSVDKFYSLIENAVNFIEFKAQTYQQLGKFDDPNVKAKAIRSLVESISKIPDQLKRSVFIKEVSSKYKLPEKVLSLELENVILKSKRKEDNQIDWASSQTSKFKSIPAEERDLVKILFEADDSVLKFVFNYIKQADIESEFVKLIYQAVYQSFSEGKKLNIHEFLQSVSDDDFRSFVTSIVLGKYEVSKFWAKRFGREGEYEEIWKAVDDVLTRFYMKKISRIEEELSQGIKEAEAKGDDEKLSELLAKKSEINRRKNVFVNKGFSEIIRKYLKSLNQV; this is translated from the coding sequence ATGCGTCTTCCAGAGGATAAAATAGAAGAGATAAGGAATTCAGTTGACATCATTGATTACATTAATCAATTTGTCCCGTTGAAAAGGGTTGGGAAAAATTATGTCGGTTTGTGTCCTTTTCATACCGAAAAGACACCTTCTTTCACAGTTAGTCCTGATAAGCAACTTTATCATTGTTTTGGTTGCGGTGCCAGTGGAAATCTTTTTAATTTCGTTATGCAATATGAGAAGGTGTCTTTCATTGAAGCGGTTAGGAAGGTAGCTGAATATGCGGGGATTGAACTTCCCAAACCAGGGGACACACAGCGATGGATTGAGACGGAATACGAAGAGCTTTATGAGGCAAATCGTTTTGGGGCTTCTTTCTTTTACAGGAATTTAACTAAAAGTGCTGAAGGGAGAAGAGCGCTTGAGTATCTTTACAGGCGCGGTATAAACGATGCTTCAATAAAGGTTTTCGGGCTTGGCTATGCTCCCGACCGGTGGGATGCGCTTGTGCAATACGCGATAAAGCAGAATTTCCCACTTGATTCACTTGAAAAAGCAGGTCTAATCGTTAAAAGAGAGGACGGGGCTTATTATGATAGATTTAGGGACAGGGTGATTTTCCCGATTTTTTCAATTTCAGGCAGAGTGGTCGCATTTGGTGGTAGAAGATTAAAAGATGATGAAGATGTACCAAAGTATATAAACTCGCCAGAGACGAAAGTTTATTCAAAGAGTAAAGTTTTATACGGGCTATATCAAGCAAGAGATGAGATAAGAAGGAGAGGTTATGCTATTTTAGTTGAAGGTTATATGGACTGCATCTCCCTTTTTCAAGCTGGGATTGAAAATGTCGTCGCATCAAGTGGGACAGCTCTAACAGATGAACAGATAAGGTTGCTCTCAAATTATACGAACACGATTTATTTCATCTATGATGCTGACTCTGCAGGGGCAAAGGCGATGTTAAGGGGGGTTGATATTATACTCGCACAAGGACTTGATGTTTATATTGTCAAGTTGCCCGAGGGGGAAGACCCTGATTCTTTCATAAGGAAAAATTCAGTGGATAAATTTTACTCCTTGATTGAGAACGCTGTTAATTTCATTGAGTTTAAAGCGCAGACATATCAACAGCTCGGTAAGTTTGACGATCCGAATGTGAAGGCAAAGGCGATACGCTCCCTTGTTGAGTCAATATCAAAAATCCCAGATCAATTGAAGCGTAGTGTTTTCATAAAAGAAGTTTCATCAAAGTATAAATTACCTGAAAAAGTCCTTTCGCTTGAACTTGAAAATGTGATATTGAAATCCAAGAGAAAAGAAGACAATCAGATTGATTGGGCTTCAAGTCAAACTTCAAAATTTAAGTCAATCCCTGCTGAGGAAAGAGACCTTGTGAAAATTTTGTTTGAAGCGGATGATTCGGTTTTAAAATTTGTCTTTAATTACATTAAACAAGCTGATATTGAAAGTGAATTTGTTAAGTTGATCTATCAAGCAGTTTATCAATCTTTTAGCGAGGGGAAAAAATTGAACATTCACGAGTTCTTACAAAGTGTGAGCGATGATGATTTCAGAAGTTTTGTGACGAGCATAGTTTTGGGGAAATATGAGGTTAGCAAGTTCTGGGCGAAGAGATTTGGACGGGAGGGTGAATATGAGGAGATATGGAAGGCGGTTGATGATGTTTTGACGAGATTTTACATGAAGAAGATTTCAAGGATTGAGGAGGAGCTATCTCAAGGTATAAAGGAGGCGGAGGCGAAAGGCGATGATGAGAAGCTTTCTGAACTTTTAGCGAAGAAAAGTGAAATTAATCGGCGTAAGAATGTATTTGTAAACAAAGGGTTTTCGGAAATCATTAGGAAATATCTGAAATCATTAAATCAGGTGTGA
- a CDS encoding DUF1207 domain-containing protein has translation MFEIFALLATVLNAQVKIVDSNGLNFKTLTASFYEPRIGLMKYFDRNSLKVDIGNSLDVFQFRLGSYSCTIGVDFFAYTLVNNHGFLILRVEAIDGFFGGNVSFKSDNFSTRLRVLHRSSHLVDEYDEISATPFPFTMEFFDLIFAFERQNIRFYSGLSFIFRHKPANIDEFCIQFGFEFFKEISSHSLAFESPLFFIFSSDFKFFSSRGLNLTSGVKFGRWNSRGIFLYLVYYNGFDIYGQYFNLKREFGGFGLSFDF, from the coding sequence GTGTTTGAGATTTTTGCTCTTCTCGCAACGGTTTTAAATGCGCAGGTTAAAATTGTTGATTCAAATGGCTTAAACTTTAAGACATTGACCGCAAGCTTTTATGAGCCGAGAATTGGGTTGATGAAATACTTTGACAGAAACAGCTTGAAGGTTGATATTGGAAATTCGCTTGATGTTTTTCAATTTCGCCTTGGTTCTTATAGCTGCACAATCGGTGTTGATTTCTTTGCGTATACACTCGTGAATAATCACGGGTTTTTGATCTTGCGAGTTGAAGCGATTGATGGCTTCTTCGGTGGGAATGTGAGCTTTAAAAGCGATAATTTTTCTACACGGCTTAGAGTCCTTCACAGAAGCTCACATCTTGTTGATGAATATGATGAAATAAGCGCAACGCCATTTCCGTTTACAATGGAGTTTTTTGATTTAATTTTTGCCTTTGAGAGACAAAACATCAGATTTTATAGTGGTTTAAGCTTTATATTCAGGCACAAACCAGCGAATATAGATGAATTTTGCATTCAGTTCGGGTTTGAGTTTTTCAAAGAGATTTCCTCACATTCGTTAGCTTTTGAATCACCGCTTTTTTTCATCTTTTCTTCAGATTTTAAATTTTTTAGTTCACGGGGCTTAAATTTGACAAGCGGTGTTAAATTTGGTCGGTGGAATTCAAGAGGAATATTTCTTTACCTTGTTTATTACAATGGTTTTGATATTTATGGGCAATACTTTAATTTAAAAAGAGAATTTGGCGGTTTTGGTTTATCTTTTGATTTTTAA
- a CDS encoding methylated-DNA--[protein]-cysteine S-methyltransferase, whose protein sequence is MLYCTSFETNIGIIYIASSEKGVCKISLTLNSSVEFKSWIKKHFSEFEVVESKKENKEAIEQIRLYLARRLKKFDVPIDLIGTDFQKFVWGETMKIPYGETITYSELAKRIHNPKAYRAVGNALGANPLPIIVPCHRVIASDGSLGGYSGGIKIKEFLLGLEGAKSV, encoded by the coding sequence ATGCTATATTGCACCTCGTTTGAGACAAACATCGGCATAATTTACATTGCTTCGTCTGAAAAGGGAGTTTGCAAAATCTCGCTCACGCTTAATTCTTCAGTGGAATTTAAATCATGGATAAAGAAGCACTTTTCGGAGTTTGAGGTGGTTGAAAGTAAAAAAGAAAATAAAGAGGCGATAGAGCAGATACGGCTTTATCTTGCGAGGAGGTTGAAAAAGTTTGATGTTCCAATTGATTTGATCGGAACGGATTTTCAAAAGTTCGTTTGGGGTGAGACGATGAAAATCCCATACGGGGAGACGATAACTTATTCAGAGCTTGCGAAAAGAATTCACAATCCAAAAGCATATCGTGCGGTTGGGAACGCACTTGGTGCAAATCCATTACCTATAATTGTGCCCTGTCATAGGGTGATCGCCTCTGATGGTTCACTTGGTGGTTATAGTGGTGGGATCAAAATAAAGGAATTTTTGCTCGGTCTTGAAGGCGCGAAAAGTGTTTGA
- a CDS encoding LysE family translocator — protein MISLLAGTFLGLLISIPIGPINLTVLTKGMRDGFKPAFWTGVGSATMEFIYCLLAMFGMGAIVEHSLGNLLVQIVAFAILVYFGFRNLIVHPRKIHNGETMLNNGNGKANFIKKYHIQGSFLVGMVLYALNPTFLIFWITVAGIVKSTSLISNSFDNLFFALGVGLGVVLWFYLLLKFIHNFVEFRVRTIAIFHRISGVIILFFASYLAYEVLRKLI, from the coding sequence ATGATATCTCTTTTGGCAGGGACATTTCTTGGTTTGCTTATTTCAATTCCTATTGGACCGATAAATTTGACCGTTTTAACGAAAGGGATGAGAGACGGTTTTAAGCCAGCTTTTTGGACAGGTGTTGGTTCAGCGACGATGGAGTTTATCTATTGCCTTCTTGCTATGTTCGGTATGGGTGCCATTGTTGAACATTCCCTTGGTAATTTGCTTGTCCAAATTGTCGCCTTTGCGATACTTGTTTATTTTGGGTTCAGAAATTTGATCGTCCATCCTAGGAAAATTCACAATGGAGAGACAATGCTTAACAACGGGAATGGGAAGGCTAACTTTATAAAGAAGTATCATATTCAGGGCTCGTTCCTTGTTGGGATGGTTTTGTATGCTTTAAATCCGACCTTCCTCATATTTTGGATAACTGTTGCTGGAATTGTCAAGTCAACGAGTTTAATTTCAAACTCGTTTGATAATTTGTTCTTTGCTCTTGGTGTTGGGCTCGGTGTTGTCCTTTGGTTTTATCTTCTACTTAAGTTTATTCACAACTTCGTTGAGTTCAGAGTCAGAACCATCGCTATCTTTCACCGAATCTCAGGGGTGATCATTTTGTTTTTCGCCTCATATCTTGCCTATGAAGTTTTGAGAAAATTAATTTAA
- a CDS encoding beta-alanine-activating enzyme beta-propeller domain-containing protein, whose translation MKMKFSVLVLILLFYVESSVFRYNVAHTGNYTGEKLPKLEKIKWRFETGGTIYSSPAVVNNTVYFGSNDGFFYALDFKTGKLKWKFKTNNTIETSPAYFDGKIYFGSNDHYFYSLDAKTGKVIWKFKVEGWLMSSPILVDGIVYFGSGEGVLYALDAKSGTLIWKFKAGKAIYSSPAYFNGKIYFGSLDKSFYSIDSKTGKVIWVISTNGMITSSPVISRGMVLFGSHDGKLYAVDAQTGVIKWTFQTRGQITQTPAVDDKAVYFSSADGAFYIVSLNGKLIWKFALNEVSIWSPPIVAGDFIYVGVNTATYSGIYRLNRRTGKMDVAFDMWHRIFSSPIIVDGILLIGSKDNFLYAIE comes from the coding sequence ATGAAAATGAAGTTTTCTGTTTTAGTTTTAATCCTTTTGTTTTATGTTGAATCGTCCGTTTTCCGTTACAATGTTGCTCATACAGGAAACTATACGGGCGAGAAATTGCCGAAACTTGAAAAAATAAAATGGCGCTTTGAAACTGGTGGAACGATATATTCCTCACCAGCTGTGGTGAATAACACCGTTTATTTTGGTTCAAACGATGGCTTTTTCTACGCTCTTGATTTCAAGACCGGAAAACTCAAATGGAAATTTAAAACGAACAACACGATTGAAACATCACCAGCGTATTTTGACGGTAAAATTTATTTCGGTTCAAATGATCATTATTTTTATTCACTTGACGCCAAAACTGGGAAAGTTATCTGGAAGTTCAAAGTTGAGGGTTGGCTTATGAGCTCTCCAATATTAGTGGATGGCATTGTTTATTTTGGTTCTGGTGAGGGAGTTCTTTATGCGCTTGATGCAAAGAGTGGGACCTTGATTTGGAAATTTAAGGCAGGGAAAGCGATATATTCTTCACCTGCTTATTTTAATGGGAAAATTTATTTTGGATCGCTTGATAAAAGTTTTTATTCCATTGATTCAAAGACAGGCAAAGTAATTTGGGTCATTTCAACTAATGGGATGATAACAAGTTCGCCTGTTATTTCGCGCGGGATGGTTCTATTTGGCTCGCACGATGGCAAACTTTACGCAGTTGACGCTCAAACGGGAGTTATCAAATGGACATTTCAAACGCGTGGTCAAATAACCCAAACACCAGCGGTTGATGACAAAGCGGTTTATTTCAGTTCCGCTGACGGTGCTTTTTACATCGTTTCTCTAAATGGAAAACTCATCTGGAAGTTCGCTCTTAATGAGGTTTCAATATGGAGTCCACCGATTGTCGCTGGTGATTTTATTTATGTTGGGGTTAATACCGCGACTTATTCTGGAATCTATAGGCTAAATAGAAGAACAGGGAAGATGGATGTTGCGTTTGATATGTGGCATCGTATCTTTTCTTCGCCGATAATTGTTGACGGTATTTTACTTATAGGCTCAAAGGATAATTTTCTGTATGCGATTGAATGA